In a genomic window of Shouchella clausii:
- a CDS encoding response regulator transcription factor, with protein sequence MIQILIAEDQTILRNALESLLNLEEDIHVAGAVSSGASVRSFPGLWELDLLLMDIEMPDGTGLETAKYMKQHGFKGKIALLTTFSRPGYIEQAMKLGVDGYLLKDDPIDQLIVAIRRIVAGEHVISPALSNMLFRLQPNPLNDREQEMLGRVRNGESTEMIASAMHLSLGTVRNYLSSAMQKLETTNRHDALRIAEEKGWI encoded by the coding sequence ATGATTCAAATATTAATTGCTGAAGATCAAACGATTTTGCGCAATGCGCTTGAGTCACTGCTTAACTTAGAAGAAGACATCCATGTTGCCGGAGCGGTTTCTAGCGGCGCCTCAGTCCGCTCGTTTCCCGGCCTTTGGGAACTAGATTTGCTCCTTATGGATATCGAAATGCCTGATGGGACAGGGCTCGAGACAGCGAAATACATGAAACAGCACGGATTCAAAGGGAAAATTGCGCTGCTAACGACCTTTTCGCGACCAGGCTATATTGAACAAGCGATGAAACTTGGTGTGGACGGCTATTTGCTTAAAGATGACCCGATTGATCAATTGATTGTAGCGATCCGCCGCATTGTAGCTGGTGAACACGTCATCTCTCCAGCACTTAGCAACATGTTGTTTCGTTTGCAGCCAAACCCATTAAATGACCGTGAACAAGAAATGCTCGGGCGAGTGCGCAATGGCGAAAGCACAGAAATGATCGCCTCTGCCATGCACCTTTCCCTCGGAACAGTCCGCAACTATTTATCATCTGCGATGCAAAAACTTGAAACGACTAACCGCCACGACGCATTGCGGATCGCAGAAGAGAAAGGATGGATATAA
- a CDS encoding sensor histidine kinase produces the protein MIRLYPREQMKRYLFVDIFVFTFLFFNLLTLESELPLLLRLFCFAAILAAYYVALWWKDWRFVAASAAGICLFAFAAILIDHSLLIYLFLFSDVSGRVRFWPYLCLSMLFLTSSYLAVFTVTTGKPLSFLTTVYAPFLFLQLILPVTIRYMKRAHSLERDLASAQSELAAFAKEEERNRIARDLHDTLGHTLAVIKFKSELAMRLADSHPVAAKREMEDVLDTARSAAKQVREVVSGLKHIEIKPEIDHAKTLFKGTFTTFSVRGEEQIPTLSEVVETMVALSIREALVNCYKHSRADRVELAFFHTEHELVCHIHDDGVGIGSPDIKQGDGIASMKERMRLVGGTCTWKSGIDLGTTVTLTVPTVHVKGEGK, from the coding sequence ATGATCCGACTTTATCCCCGGGAACAAATGAAACGTTATCTTTTCGTTGATATTTTCGTGTTTACTTTTTTGTTTTTTAATTTGTTAACGTTAGAAAGCGAACTGCCTTTGTTGCTACGCTTGTTTTGTTTTGCGGCTATTTTAGCTGCTTATTATGTAGCACTATGGTGGAAGGATTGGCGCTTTGTCGCTGCGAGCGCCGCCGGCATTTGTCTGTTCGCATTTGCCGCAATATTGATTGATCACAGCTTATTGATTTATCTTTTTCTTTTTAGCGATGTAAGTGGCAGAGTCCGTTTTTGGCCTTACTTGTGCTTGTCAATGTTGTTCTTGACGTCCAGTTATCTGGCTGTCTTTACGGTCACAACAGGCAAGCCTCTTTCGTTTTTGACGACTGTTTATGCGCCTTTTTTATTCTTACAACTCATTTTGCCAGTAACGATTCGCTATATGAAACGAGCCCACAGTCTCGAACGAGATCTCGCTAGTGCCCAATCAGAACTTGCTGCCTTTGCGAAAGAAGAAGAACGAAACCGGATTGCTAGAGATTTGCACGATACGCTAGGCCACACACTTGCCGTCATTAAATTTAAAAGCGAACTGGCGATGCGATTAGCAGACAGCCATCCCGTAGCAGCCAAACGGGAAATGGAGGATGTCCTTGATACAGCACGTTCCGCTGCCAAGCAAGTCCGCGAGGTGGTGTCTGGTTTAAAGCATATCGAAATCAAGCCTGAAATCGACCATGCGAAAACGTTGTTTAAAGGAACGTTCACCACCTTTTCTGTCCGCGGTGAAGAACAAATCCCTACACTTTCGGAAGTGGTTGAAACCATGGTGGCATTGTCGATTCGAGAAGCGCTTGTAAACTGTTATAAACATAGCCGCGCTGATAGAGTGGAATTGGCGTTTTTCCATACAGAACACGAGCTTGTTTGCCACATTCACGATGACGGAGTGGGAATCGGATCCCCTGACATAAAACAGGGCGACGGCATCGCTTCAATGAAAGAACGTATGCGCCTTGTTGGCGGTACATGTACATGGAAAAGCGGCATCGATTTAGGGACAACGGTTACGTTAACCGTCCCAACTGTACACGTAAAAGGAGAAGGAAAATGA
- a CDS encoding MFS transporter → MKTRSFLHERNFMILLSGVFINGIGAGVYAVSGMLLVLYLSGNVFYSGLAYFAVTLANALAFLIAPFARYVTYKKGLIVCEVLKSALLFTLPLFYATIGLNVYYVITLLFAVSLLAKFTYPIESTIMPIIVGKENIIKANAYLQTVREGMGIAFVAGAGVLVAFIGPVQATLITAVCHLLSSLTYTLFRFRQNTLPQERQGVKQSVVAYKTDLKAGMTYISQSLIPKMIGSIIFINLAMGVMVPNLPAFTLMKGNSEAIYGFYLAGLSLGVMIGTLITPKVKECRFGLLTVIGFCSTGIAWLGTAFLPVYFSLPFFCIGSIAIGIFNILLFSSIQQQVEEAMIGRVVTVISSAAAVGVPIGSLIGGALGSTFTPVLPVALCGIAMLLFSTSWLVHPVLRKLPAIEKASLFVRKPTHSQSV, encoded by the coding sequence ATGAAAACACGATCATTTTTACATGAAAGAAATTTTATGATTTTGCTTTCTGGCGTGTTTATTAATGGAATTGGTGCAGGCGTTTATGCGGTTTCGGGTATGTTGCTTGTCCTCTATTTGAGCGGAAATGTCTTTTATTCAGGTCTCGCTTATTTCGCAGTAACATTGGCAAATGCGTTGGCTTTCTTAATCGCGCCATTTGCTCGATACGTCACGTACAAAAAAGGCTTAATCGTATGCGAAGTGTTGAAGTCCGCATTGCTATTTACACTACCACTGTTCTACGCAACGATTGGCCTGAACGTTTATTATGTTATCACACTGCTATTTGCGGTTTCTTTGCTAGCCAAGTTTACATACCCAATCGAATCAACGATTATGCCGATTATTGTTGGTAAAGAAAACATTATTAAAGCAAATGCGTACTTGCAAACGGTGAGGGAAGGAATGGGTATCGCTTTTGTTGCTGGCGCCGGTGTTCTTGTTGCTTTTATTGGCCCTGTTCAAGCAACTTTGATTACAGCGGTTTGCCATTTGTTATCATCATTAACGTATACATTATTCCGCTTTAGACAAAACACTCTCCCTCAAGAAAGACAAGGCGTGAAACAAAGCGTGGTCGCCTACAAAACAGATTTAAAGGCAGGGATGACGTATATTTCTCAATCGCTTATTCCAAAAATGATTGGGTCGATTATCTTTATTAATTTGGCGATGGGCGTGATGGTTCCGAATTTGCCTGCCTTTACATTAATGAAAGGCAATAGTGAAGCCATTTATGGTTTTTATTTGGCTGGATTGTCACTTGGCGTCATGATTGGCACACTGATTACTCCGAAAGTCAAAGAATGCCGTTTCGGGCTGTTAACGGTCATTGGTTTTTGTAGTACCGGCATTGCCTGGCTTGGTACTGCTTTTCTGCCCGTTTACTTTTCTTTGCCTTTCTTCTGTATCGGCAGTATCGCGATTGGCATCTTCAATATCCTCCTTTTTTCTTCCATCCAACAACAAGTGGAAGAAGCAATGATTGGCCGTGTCGTGACAGTCATATCCAGTGCAGCAGCAGTCGGTGTGCCGATTGGTTCCCTTATAGGTGGGGCGCTTGGCTCTACCTTTACCCCCGTCTTGCCTGTGGCGCTTTGTGGGATAGCGATGTTGTTATTTAGTACCAGCTGGTTGGTTCACCCAGTCCTCCGAAAGCTTCCTGCCATTGAAAAGGCCTCTTTGTTTGTTCGTAAGCCAACCCATAGTCAATCGGTGTAG
- a CDS encoding helix-turn-helix domain-containing protein, with amino-acid sequence MKRIIVCDRDLSECYGMEWLIRSSHLQVERAGIACSPEELFEQMETERPDVICLELDMFQGREWEQLKHYAAIFTPALVAVSAEGTYAKATQALELGCVDLLIKPLDSEKLLRHLHKLLREKRPVVKSEKEEPKWPCPSYRDLFLPGRADSFPGDVVLIQHEEKGKTVKLLEFAEAFPFTDKPAILPLSDVVMLVFPDRDPWREKLCHKLLNSWDDENNGLAVFVLDQKENRTLQEAYQRALLHLQRAFFIGFDQVIVTGEAFSWKRIDPLLTPEEQRIWIEMLRDNKLTSLKQWLYGEFYYAGGALPDPGLLRIKLTSILAQVRRYMRNWKMAGEDVERAYYNLFNSVLNMPVLARIVQELILFIQFLFEQTRRVETVQKTDIVHEALRYMNKHYQNPKLNLTRVAEHVGRNPSYLSQLFSIRLKQSFRHALQDIRIAAAKELLADPMLAIGEIAERVGYANPAYFSKAFKKQTAYSPNQYRIRELTKEKD; translated from the coding sequence ATGAAGCGTATTATTGTGTGTGACCGTGACTTAAGCGAGTGCTATGGAATGGAGTGGTTAATTCGTTCTTCTCATTTGCAAGTAGAGCGTGCCGGCATTGCGTGTTCGCCGGAAGAACTGTTTGAACAAATGGAAACAGAACGTCCTGATGTCATTTGCCTTGAATTGGATATGTTTCAAGGGCGTGAATGGGAGCAACTAAAACATTATGCAGCTATCTTTACGCCTGCTCTTGTAGCGGTTTCTGCCGAAGGAACGTATGCAAAAGCAACGCAGGCGCTAGAACTTGGCTGTGTCGACTTGCTTATAAAACCACTTGATTCTGAGAAACTATTGCGGCATTTGCACAAGTTGCTGCGAGAAAAGCGCCCTGTTGTCAAGAGCGAAAAAGAAGAGCCTAAGTGGCCATGTCCATCGTACCGTGACCTTTTTTTGCCTGGCCGTGCTGATTCGTTTCCAGGAGATGTGGTGCTCATCCAACATGAAGAGAAAGGCAAAACCGTAAAATTGCTTGAATTTGCCGAAGCTTTCCCATTTACAGACAAACCGGCTATTCTCCCGCTTAGTGACGTGGTGATGCTTGTGTTTCCTGATCGTGACCCTTGGCGGGAAAAATTGTGCCATAAGCTGCTTAATAGTTGGGATGATGAAAACAACGGCTTAGCTGTCTTTGTTTTGGACCAAAAGGAAAACCGTACTTTGCAGGAAGCCTATCAGCGAGCGCTACTCCATTTGCAACGAGCATTTTTCATCGGTTTTGATCAAGTGATCGTAACTGGGGAAGCGTTTTCGTGGAAACGGATTGATCCACTTTTGACGCCAGAGGAACAACGGATTTGGATCGAAATGTTGAGAGACAACAAACTCACTTCCCTTAAGCAATGGCTATACGGGGAATTTTATTATGCCGGCGGCGCTTTGCCCGATCCTGGACTGCTGCGGATTAAATTGACAAGCATTCTTGCCCAAGTGCGCCGCTATATGCGTAATTGGAAAATGGCAGGAGAGGACGTGGAACGCGCCTATTACAACTTGTTTAATAGCGTATTAAATATGCCAGTTTTAGCAAGGATTGTCCAGGAGCTCATTTTGTTTATCCAATTTCTGTTTGAGCAAACGCGCCGCGTGGAAACGGTCCAAAAAACAGACATTGTCCATGAAGCGCTCCGATATATGAACAAGCATTACCAAAACCCTAAGCTTAATTTAACCCGTGTAGCAGAGCATGTCGGCAGAAACCCTTCGTATTTAAGCCAGTTGTTTTCCATACGGCTCAAACAATCGTTTCGCCACGCGTTGCAAGACATTCGGATTGCCGCGGCCAAGGAACTCCTTGCTGACCCTATGCTGGCCATCGGTGAGATTGCCGAACGGGTAGGCTATGCAAACCCAGCCTATTTTTCAAAAGCATTCAAAAAACAAACCGCATACAGTCCGAACCAGTACCGTATTCGAGAATTAACTAAAGAAAAGGATTAA
- the hutU gene encoding urocanate hydratase, with protein sequence MNLNNEPIRAKRGTALTAKGWVQEAALRMLMNNLDEEVAEHPDQLVVYGGIGKAARNWPSYHSIVSSLTALDNDETLLIQSGKPVAVFKTHEDAPRVLLANSNLVPAWANWETFHELDKKGLTMYGQMTAGSWIYIGSQGIVQGTYETFAECARQHFGGSLKGTITVTAGLGGMGGAQPLAVTMANGVAICVDVDRSRIDKRIETNYLDIVAHTLSEAIEEAELAKKEGIPLSIGLVGNAAEVLPEMLARGFVPDIVTDQTSAHDPLNGYLPKGFTLEQGQALRREDPQAYISLAKKSMAEHVEAMLELKKRGAIVFDYGNNIRQVAFDEGVRDAFSFPGFVPAYIRPQFCEGKGPFRWVALSGDPADIDKTDEVILQEFADNEPLCQWIRMARRHISFQGLPARICWLGYGERARFGKRINEMVASGELSAPIVIGRDHLDAGSVASPNRETEAMKDGSDAVADWPILNALVNTAAGASWVSVHHGGGVGMGYSLHAGMVVVADGTAEADRRLERVLTTDPGLGVVRHADAGYQKAVETAKATGIVIPALAREGKENG encoded by the coding sequence GTGAACCTGAACAATGAACCGATTCGTGCGAAAAGAGGCACTGCCTTAACGGCCAAAGGGTGGGTGCAGGAAGCAGCGCTCCGTATGCTTATGAATAATTTAGATGAAGAAGTAGCAGAGCATCCAGACCAATTAGTTGTCTACGGCGGGATTGGCAAGGCTGCGCGCAATTGGCCGTCTTATCATAGCATTGTCTCATCGTTAACAGCGCTTGATAACGACGAAACGTTGCTCATTCAATCTGGGAAACCGGTTGCTGTCTTTAAAACACATGAAGATGCTCCGCGGGTGTTGCTTGCCAATTCCAACCTTGTCCCTGCTTGGGCGAATTGGGAAACATTTCATGAGCTTGATAAGAAAGGCTTAACCATGTACGGGCAAATGACAGCTGGAAGTTGGATTTATATTGGTAGTCAAGGCATTGTTCAAGGGACTTACGAGACGTTTGCCGAATGTGCACGACAACATTTTGGCGGTTCATTAAAAGGGACGATTACCGTAACGGCTGGATTAGGCGGCATGGGCGGCGCCCAACCGTTAGCGGTCACGATGGCAAATGGCGTGGCTATTTGCGTTGACGTGGACCGTTCCCGGATCGACAAGCGTATAGAGACCAACTATTTGGATATTGTCGCCCATACGCTATCAGAGGCAATTGAAGAAGCTGAACTCGCGAAAAAGGAAGGCATCCCCCTTTCGATCGGCCTTGTCGGCAATGCGGCTGAAGTATTGCCAGAAATGCTTGCCCGCGGGTTTGTTCCAGACATTGTCACTGATCAAACGTCTGCTCATGATCCTTTGAATGGCTATTTGCCAAAAGGGTTCACCCTTGAACAAGGGCAAGCGCTGCGAAGGGAAGATCCACAAGCTTACATTAGCCTTGCTAAAAAGAGTATGGCCGAGCATGTTGAAGCGATGCTTGAGTTAAAAAAGCGTGGCGCGATCGTATTCGATTATGGCAATAATATTCGCCAAGTTGCTTTTGATGAAGGGGTTCGTGACGCCTTTTCATTTCCTGGTTTTGTTCCTGCTTATATCCGCCCACAATTTTGCGAAGGCAAAGGGCCTTTTCGCTGGGTCGCCCTTTCTGGCGATCCAGCAGATATTGATAAAACCGATGAAGTGATCTTGCAAGAGTTTGCCGACAACGAACCGTTATGCCAGTGGATCCGCATGGCACGTCGCCATATTTCCTTCCAAGGCCTTCCGGCAAGGATTTGCTGGCTCGGCTATGGGGAACGTGCCCGTTTTGGCAAACGGATTAATGAAATGGTTGCTTCTGGAGAATTGTCCGCCCCCATTGTGATCGGGCGTGACCACCTTGATGCCGGCTCGGTCGCCTCGCCAAATCGGGAAACAGAAGCAATGAAAGACGGCAGTGACGCCGTTGCCGATTGGCCAATTTTAAATGCACTTGTGAATACAGCAGCAGGGGCAAGCTGGGTGTCTGTGCACCATGGCGGCGGCGTCGGTATGGGATACTCCCTCCACGCTGGCATGGTTGTTGTCGCAGATGGGACAGCGGAAGCGGATCGGCGTTTGGAGCGTGTGCTGACAACGGATCCTGGCCTAGGCGTCGTTCGCCATGCCGATGCTGGCTATCAAAAAGCTGTCGAAACGGCAAAAGCAACAGGTATTGTCATTCCGGCCCTTGCAAGGGAGGGAAAAGAAAATGGCTGA
- the hutI gene encoding imidazolonepropionase, with product MAELLYLKEAEQVVTVAGASDKPKVGEDLSEIGVIERGSVIVEGEKIAFAGTDADARHYLQKRSGKVKTIEARGKLLTPGLVDPHTHLVFAGSREQELTMRLKGKSYMSILQAGGGILSTTKSTRAATADQLAQESRLRLDRFLQHGVTTVEAKSGYGLATDAELKQLRVAQQLNNNHPVDVVSTFMGAHAIPPEWKQDPDAFVKLVAEEMIPQVAAENLAEFCDVFCEEGVFTVAQSQYILEEGKKHGLKPKIHADELVSFGGAELSAKVGAVSADHLLKASPTGIEQMAEAGVIAVLLPGTAFFLMTEPANARAMIEAGVPVALSTDRNPGSSPTESLPFIMNLACLTMKMTPEEVLAASTINAAHAIGRAKDIGSIEAGKNADLVLFDAPNYQTLQYNYAVNRVDTVMKAGKIVVEGGVLLEKTDNQRCSLATEN from the coding sequence ATGGCTGAACTCTTATATCTCAAGGAGGCTGAACAAGTTGTCACTGTTGCTGGCGCAAGCGACAAACCAAAAGTAGGAGAGGACTTATCTGAAATTGGCGTCATTGAACGGGGGAGTGTCATCGTTGAGGGAGAGAAGATTGCCTTTGCCGGTACAGACGCAGATGCTCGTCATTACTTGCAAAAACGTTCTGGGAAGGTGAAAACAATTGAGGCGAGGGGGAAGCTCCTCACGCCTGGACTCGTCGACCCTCATACACATCTCGTCTTTGCCGGCAGCCGTGAACAAGAATTGACGATGCGTTTGAAAGGCAAGTCATATATGAGCATTTTACAGGCAGGCGGCGGCATTTTAAGCACAACGAAAAGCACGAGAGCAGCCACTGCTGACCAGTTGGCCCAGGAGTCGCGGCTACGGCTTGACCGTTTTTTGCAGCACGGGGTGACGACCGTTGAGGCGAAAAGCGGCTACGGGTTAGCGACAGACGCTGAACTAAAACAGCTACGTGTCGCTCAACAATTAAACAATAACCACCCAGTAGATGTCGTCTCGACTTTTATGGGGGCGCATGCCATTCCGCCAGAGTGGAAACAGGACCCTGATGCGTTTGTAAAATTAGTTGCAGAAGAAATGATTCCCCAAGTCGCAGCTGAGAACTTAGCTGAGTTTTGTGATGTCTTTTGTGAAGAGGGCGTCTTTACGGTCGCCCAATCGCAATACATTTTGGAGGAAGGGAAAAAGCATGGGCTAAAGCCGAAAATCCACGCCGATGAGTTGGTTTCCTTTGGAGGCGCCGAGCTTTCCGCAAAAGTCGGCGCAGTCAGTGCAGACCATTTGTTAAAGGCTTCACCAACAGGCATCGAACAAATGGCCGAGGCAGGCGTTATAGCCGTGCTCTTGCCAGGAACAGCCTTTTTTCTAATGACTGAGCCAGCCAATGCTCGGGCGATGATTGAAGCAGGAGTCCCAGTTGCCTTATCGACAGACCGTAACCCAGGTTCATCGCCGACTGAGTCATTGCCATTCATAATGAATTTGGCTTGCCTGACAATGAAAATGACGCCAGAAGAGGTGCTTGCTGCTTCCACGATCAATGCCGCACACGCCATTGGCCGAGCGAAGGACATCGGCAGCATTGAAGCAGGCAAAAACGCTGATCTCGTGCTCTTTGACGCGCCGAACTATCAAACATTGCAGTATAACTATGCTGTCAATCGAGTCGATACAGTCATGAAAGCAGGGAAAATCGTTGTGGAAGGCGGTGTGTTACTTGAAAAAACCGACAATCAACGGTGCTCGCTTGCAACAGAAAATTGA
- a CDS encoding Zn-dependent hydrolase, with protein MCYLKKPTINGARLQQKIEELGQFGKNEKGGLDRTTFTSAELAAREWLQTQCVSLGLDVKCDPAANIWAFRNGRQPLPAISFGSHMDTVPNGGMYDGALGVLIALEVMERLNEERIETRHPFALVSFTAEEPNPFGLSTFGSRAVAGKLTKQDLEGVTDDNGLLLTEALRQAGGDPDRFEDTHALAPPLSAYLEVHIEQGKRLVTSSIPVGIVSGITGIYRERVTVTGDANHAGTTVMVERKDALAAAAEVVVAVEQAAAEMQAEEVVATVGTLDVRPNAANIIPGQVEMVVEIRGKTSAEIDAVRHALNSQIAELARRRGVSIKQETFLSQAPVPMDQSLIDTFAEQADSLGYKTLTLGSMAGHDAAHMAAVTRSGMLFAPSIGGKSHCPEEASALCDIEAAANVLFHALLKLDQNLDQKGTDNR; from the coding sequence GTGTGTTACTTGAAAAAACCGACAATCAACGGTGCTCGCTTGCAACAGAAAATTGAGGAACTCGGCCAATTTGGCAAAAATGAGAAAGGCGGGTTAGATCGGACAACGTTCACGTCTGCGGAACTCGCTGCTCGGGAATGGTTGCAAACACAATGTGTCAGCCTTGGGCTTGATGTTAAGTGCGATCCCGCCGCCAATATATGGGCTTTTCGCAACGGGCGACAACCTCTTCCTGCTATTTCGTTTGGCTCCCATATGGATACGGTGCCAAACGGCGGCATGTATGATGGCGCGCTCGGTGTTCTCATTGCCTTAGAAGTAATGGAACGACTGAACGAAGAAAGAATCGAAACACGCCATCCATTCGCACTCGTTTCCTTTACGGCAGAGGAGCCGAACCCGTTTGGCTTATCGACATTTGGCAGCCGGGCAGTAGCAGGAAAGTTAACAAAGCAAGACTTAGAGGGTGTGACAGATGACAATGGGCTGTTGTTGACGGAAGCGCTTAGGCAAGCAGGGGGAGATCCCGATCGCTTTGAGGACACGCACGCGTTAGCGCCGCCTTTATCTGCTTACCTTGAAGTCCATATTGAACAAGGGAAACGCTTAGTCACAAGCAGTATTCCTGTTGGTATTGTTTCTGGCATTACGGGCATTTACAGAGAGCGTGTAACTGTAACAGGTGATGCCAATCATGCGGGGACGACTGTCATGGTCGAACGTAAGGATGCACTCGCAGCTGCGGCAGAAGTGGTTGTAGCTGTCGAACAGGCGGCCGCGGAAATGCAGGCAGAAGAAGTAGTCGCAACAGTTGGCACACTTGACGTGCGCCCGAACGCCGCCAATATTATCCCTGGCCAAGTGGAAATGGTTGTCGAAATTCGTGGCAAAACAAGCGCAGAAATCGATGCTGTCCGCCATGCTTTAAACAGCCAAATTGCAGAACTCGCAAGGAGACGTGGCGTTTCGATAAAGCAAGAAACATTTTTATCGCAAGCACCTGTGCCAATGGACCAATCACTAATCGACACTTTTGCCGAGCAAGCCGATTCACTTGGTTACAAGACGCTGACACTCGGAAGCATGGCTGGGCATGACGCAGCCCATATGGCGGCGGTGACAAGAAGCGGCATGTTGTTTGCGCCTAGCATTGGCGGCAAAAGCCATTGTCCTGAAGAAGCAAGTGCACTCTGTGACATTGAGGCAGCTGCGAATGTGTTGTTCCATGCGCTGCTGAAACTTGACCAAAACCTTGACCAGAAAGGGACGGATAACAGATGA
- a CDS encoding amidohydrolase family protein, which translates to MRTLYSADLMYTDGAFQQGYAMCVNNGEIEAIGPQENMSRLYSHVPLVSMDGKAIMPGTVNAHNHSFQSLLRGIAADQPFLEWRDKALYRYTPFLDEDAIYTGALFAFGEMLKYGATTVSDFFYVHRGGVETDEAVIQAAKDVGIRLVFARTMYDWAGAPQAYQESVDEAVARTRKLAAKYESDPMVSIQPAPHSPHAASPEMIKAGHRLAQELGTPFHIHVAEEPFEVDETLNAYGLRPVHYLDSLGVVDESMIAIHLVWLDDWEVTLLGNKGAGLAYCPSSNMFLSDGVTRIPDLQQAGVRIGLGSDGACSNNRISVFEEMRMCSLLQKVTRLDGTCITGKQVFEMGTKTGAALLKLQTGELKKGFRADFIALDLDDFSLSPRTDLLANLVYAMQPTAIADVFVDGKHVVANKQLVMQSEKAIVEKVGRLHQTWAHALAAQ; encoded by the coding sequence ATGAGGACGCTTTATTCAGCTGATTTAATGTATACAGATGGCGCGTTTCAACAAGGCTATGCGATGTGTGTAAACAACGGGGAAATTGAAGCCATTGGCCCGCAAGAAAACATGTCACGCTTATATAGCCATGTGCCTCTTGTTTCCATGGATGGCAAAGCAATTATGCCTGGCACAGTGAATGCCCATAACCATTCTTTTCAAAGCTTGCTAAGAGGCATTGCTGCTGATCAGCCGTTTTTAGAGTGGCGCGACAAGGCACTGTACCGATACACGCCTTTCTTGGATGAGGATGCAATTTATACAGGGGCCCTCTTTGCTTTTGGTGAAATGTTGAAGTACGGCGCGACGACAGTCAGTGACTTTTTCTACGTCCATCGTGGCGGTGTGGAAACCGATGAAGCGGTCATCCAAGCAGCGAAAGACGTCGGGATACGCCTCGTTTTTGCACGGACAATGTATGATTGGGCTGGGGCGCCGCAAGCATACCAAGAATCAGTCGACGAAGCTGTTGCACGGACACGGAAATTGGCGGCCAAATACGAGAGTGATCCGATGGTGTCGATCCAGCCAGCCCCTCATAGCCCTCATGCTGCCTCGCCAGAAATGATCAAGGCTGGCCATCGTCTTGCTCAAGAGCTAGGCACACCATTCCATATCCATGTAGCAGAAGAGCCGTTTGAAGTCGACGAAACGTTGAATGCATATGGCTTGCGGCCCGTTCATTATTTGGACTCATTAGGCGTCGTTGATGAAAGCATGATTGCGATCCACCTTGTCTGGCTTGACGATTGGGAAGTAACTCTGCTTGGAAACAAAGGGGCAGGATTGGCCTATTGCCCGTCAAGCAACATGTTTCTTTCAGATGGCGTGACGCGCATTCCTGATCTCCAGCAAGCGGGCGTGCGCATTGGCCTCGGTTCAGATGGAGCTTGCAGCAATAACCGCATTAGCGTGTTTGAAGAAATGCGGATGTGCTCATTGCTGCAAAAAGTCACGCGTCTGGACGGCACATGCATCACTGGGAAACAAGTATTTGAAATGGGCACAAAAACAGGAGCTGCTTTGCTAAAGCTGCAAACTGGCGAATTGAAAAAAGGCTTCCGCGCTGACTTTATTGCACTCGATTTGGATGACTTCTCTTTATCGCCACGAACAGATTTGTTGGCAAATCTCGTGTATGCGATGCAGCCCACAGCGATTGCCGACGTATTTGTGGACGGCAAGCATGTAGTGGCGAATAAACAGCTCGTCATGCAATCTGAAAAAGCGATTGTCGAGAAAGTGGGACGTCTCCATCAAACATGGGCCCATGCCCTAGCTGCCCAGTAA